The following nucleotide sequence is from Zonotrichia leucophrys gambelii isolate GWCS_2022_RI chromosome 17, RI_Zleu_2.0, whole genome shotgun sequence.
ggaaaatgaaaggatTTGTGTTGTGTTTAAACGCAGCTGTTCCTGCCTCTCCCCTGCGAGGCTCTGTCGCAGCCCAAGATCTCCCCCGGCTTTGGGTGTTGAAGAGATCCAGCAGCAAGTTCTTCTCCcaaaatgatggaaaataaaGTGTTCCTGTCATTCACGTTCTACAGCAcgattctgattttaaaaatgtatgtcGTTGCCATCATTACCGGCCAAGTGAGACTCAGAAAGAAGGTAAGATCTAGTTTcgttttccttctcctccctttctGGCTCTTTGCTTGGGTTTCTGtgattttgctttcttcttttattcCTCTAAAGTTCAGCAAAATTTTCCTGAAGCAAGCTGAGTTTTCTTTGACTTCAGCTGAAAGCAAAACGTTTTTGTTTCATAGCTGCAGCAGATAAATATCTCACATCTCTTTGAccctttctgtttgtttctacCATCTGTAGCTAGATGTTTATGATTTTGGAAACCTAATCTAAATAATAATCAGATCTAAAATGCCAAGCAGGTGAGATGCTTCTAGAAAGAGTCTGTTTACAGTTAATTTGCAgggtctggaaaaaaaaggagaagggaaaaaaccaaagtttAAGAAGAAATCATTGCAATGGTCTTTTTTCTTGTGGTGTAGCAGAAAGTTTTTGGGCTTTTGGAGGCTGACTGGTTTAGGGAatgctccaggagagcagcaagtCATGGGCAATAAAACAATAGCTGGAGGAGATGATTCTTGGTCGGGGAGAAAAATACAGGGAGGACCAGCTGCTGTCAGGAGTTGGGACCCACTGGACTTTTACTACCCCAGCTCCTGATAAAACCCAGCTTTCTGTACAATCTATTTTAAAGTACTTGAGGACTTTCTGACTGCATCggtggagagggaaggagacaTTTCTGGTCTCAGATAGAACACAAATACCCTGTGCTGTGGCATCATTGTGACTGATGAATTGTCTTCTCCCCTTGTGATTCTAAAtgatgctccagccctgggacagtTTGGGCTTGtaccataatttaaaaaagcacCAGAGCCCTTTCCAGGCTGTAAAATGAAGCTGTCAGATGTAGCCAGGTTCCTGAGGAACAGCTTCTGAGCATAGGTGAGGAGCTcacacaaataattttcatttttaactttATTAGTGTAGGATCCCATTTTCCTGTGGGAAAGCCACATAGTGTCACTGCCAAAAAGCCAGCCAGGAAATATTCTCTAATCTGTCAGTCCTGGTTATCTTTTGGAGGCTGCATTGTGTCTGCAAGCTCTCTGCCAGCAGCGGTGGCTGGAAAATCTCCTCTAAATGGGTTTCATGGGAAGAAGTGGATGGGGGTGAGGTGGGAGCTCCGTTGAAACCCTCATTTGGGACCTGCTcagcaggcagcactgggatTTTTGGACAAGAAAAACTCCTGAGGAGGTGCAGGACAGCGTGCATGGAAATGCAGTGACCTTCGTTTTTATGAAGAGCAGTAACAAATTTGAGCAGgtaaaatcccctcaggacttCAAGATTAGGGGCAAATCTTCCGCCTGTGGGGTTCCTGAAGGCTGTGAGCAGGCGGGGACTGTCTCTGGCTGTCTCTTCCAGGCATTTGCAAACCCAGAGGACGCCCTGCGCAATGGGGGGCTGCAGTTCTACCGCCAGGACCCTGACGTGGAGCGGTGCCGCAGGTGAGCGGGGCCAGCGTTCCCAGTGCCAGCATTCCCTCTGGTGTCACCATTCCCAGTCCCACCATTCCCTCTGGTGTCACCATTCCCAGTCCCACCATTCCCTCTGCACCAGCTGCTGGCAAACAAGAAGTGGGAGCTTAAAGGACTCACTAATTGAGTCATTTTCTAGATGGTCAGACTGCCTCGAGCTCTGCTGTGGGACCCTGCTCACGAGAGCAGTTTAATCTTTAGCATGGTGTGCACTGGAGCAAGGGCAAGGGAAGGATCTGGATTTGCATTCAGCATCCAACTCTGATTAGGTCTTTTCTAGGTGCTCAAAGTCCCAGAGATTCCCAATGTCTCATCCCATACTCACACTCTTTGTATGCTCTGGACAGGCAGCAGAGTGACTGGTCCCTGTCactttttgggggatttgggaaaaggCTGAACAGGATTACAATAACTTTTACCTCTCTGATTGGGCACACTCTGAATGTTACCCCTCTTCTGTGAGAATCACAGTTTCTCAGAGGTAAAACATGGGGTTATTCAGCCCTGAGCTTGATTTGCTGTCCCCCTTACCAAAGGAAGTGCCTCAAGTTCTGGATTGCTGATGATGTGCAGGAAAGGGGTTGGAGTTGTGCCCTGCTGTCCTTGAACGCTGGGACCTCACTGATCATGTCCCCCCAGCATTTGCTTTAGAAaacatccagtgccacccccaatagctgggctgccagggggaggaggaggaggatggaaaaTGAGCTGTTTCCTTcctagcaaaaataaaataatagcaGAAATAATAATCATAATCTTCTTTTGATTAGTCAGGATAAACAAGcttccataaaaataaataactggagctgcagcaaaaacctggggcagcctgggatCTGACTTGGGCAGCTGGAGCTCTCAGAGCCCGTCCTTGCTGATGGATTTGCAGCCCTGGAGGAGACACATTCAATCCAAGGTGTTTCCCCAGAGCAAGGGCAATGTCAGCTTCTCATCTCAGACTGcctggaggggagcagagccaggggtctgtgcagggcaggacagagcagggcaggatgtgTACCCTGTGCCTCTGGCTGCCTCacagctctctcttttctcctcctccttcttccatttgtcctcccagccctgctgaaccCCCAGGTCCTTGTTCAGAGGATGGTGCCTGGGGGAGGAGAGGCACAACCTCACTCATGGCCTGACCAGATCCTGTCTCATCAGTGCTGTGGTGGTGGCAGAGATGCAGTgacacccaggcaggtgcttgttcagctggagcacagggcttGGCTCCATCAGTGCTGATGTGTCACCACATGGCCACAgcatcccctccagccccttgGGCCACTCctccccagtccccccagtccccTTTGGGTGCTTTTATGGAGAGTGGTGAAGCCACAGCCCCTCCATGCTGTGATTTCTCCACTGCAGAAGCTGTGCTCTGGATCTCCTTTTGTTGTGTAGCATGGCCACATCTGGGGCCATGCCATGCTGGCACCACACCAGTTTTGAGCTTTTTGCAGCTTCCCAGGGTCTGTGTTTTGCTCTGTTTATTTGAAAGCTCCAACCCTGGAGCTGTCATCTGCTGTGCCAAAGGCGTCCCAGTCACGGAGAGAAAGTTTCAGGGGCTCAGCATCCCAAGGGAGAGACACAGGGTGTGAAATTCTCCTGTGTGTAGGGGAGAACTGACACTTTTTGGGGCTGTGTCtgcccatcccatgggggaaaGGCCCAGCAGCACCTAGGAATGGGTAGaaggaatgagaaaaaacagggaaacaaCCTCATCTCGCTTTTCAGGGCCCACCGCAACGACATGGAGAACatctttcccttcctcttcctcggAGCCATCTACTCCCTGCTGGATCCCAGTCCCACCGTGGCCAGGATCCACTTCCTCATCTTCTGTGTGGGAAGGATCGTGCACACCATTGcctacctgctgcagctgagggctcCCACCCGCTCCGTGGCCTACGGCGTGgcccagctgccctgcttcTCCATGGCCCTGCAGATCCTGCTGGCCACCACCCCACACTGGTAACAGCCAGGGAGAGCCAGCACCCAAACCCCCTCATCCTGACTCTGCTGGGCCCCTGGAGTgggagagagtgagagagaatgagtgtgtgtgtgtgtgtgtgtgtgagatgcCAGCAGGGAGGTCACCTGCACCCTGAGATGTTCAGTGCAGCCTTGATGCCATCAGGATTTGtcagaggaggcaccagagagcagggaaatgcaggaagGGAGGTTTCTGTCTCTCCTGCTGAGGATGAGAGGTGGAAAGCACATGGACTACTCCTTGAGGAATGGGGTCATTGAAGGGAAGGTTTTCTGTGTTTGGAACTGTGACTGTGGCCTTTTCCTCCTGGTCACGGATATCCCATGAATCAGGCAGGGATCCCACAAAGTCTCACAAAGGGATCCCATGAATCATGAGGGTGCCACAAAGTCTCTTAGTCAGCAGATGTGGTT
It contains:
- the PTGES gene encoding prostaglandin E synthase is translated as MMENKVFLSFTFYSTILILKMYVVAIITGQVRLRKKAFANPEDALRNGGLQFYRQDPDVERCRRAHRNDMENIFPFLFLGAIYSLLDPSPTVARIHFLIFCVGRIVHTIAYLLQLRAPTRSVAYGVAQLPCFSMALQILLATTPHW